The Deltaproteobacteria bacterium genomic interval TGCTGCCCAGCTGCTTGAGCTGGGCCCCGATCCGCGCCCGCTCGGCGCCGCGGGCGCGCAGGACCAGGTAGCCCGCCGGCAGGCCCCCGCCCAGGAGGGCCACCAGGGCGGCGAAGCCCATCAGCTTGAAGCGCAGGCTGCGCTTGACGGGCGGCAGCGCGACCGCCTCCGGGGGAACCTGGGGCATGGGCCCCATCCTATCCCTGGTCCCCCACAGCGTCCGGTTTTCGCCCCCTAGCCGGCGGGGACCTCGTCGATCCGGGGCGGCTTCACGTACCACTTGGAGCCGACCTGCTCGAGCTCGAGGACCAGCTCGACGGTGCCGCCCCCCGTACGGCGGCCGAGGGTGATCCGGGCCGTGGCGTCGTCGCCCTGGGGCTCGGAGAGGGCGAAGGGGGTGTCGGGCAGGCGCTGGTAGGCGCCGAGGCGGCCGCCCAGATCGATGCGCAGCTCCTCGCGCTGCTTCTCGTCCAGGCCCGGGGGCGAGAGCTCGACCATCCGCTGGGCGTCCTGATCCTGCAGGGCGTCCAGCCGGGCGACGACCGCCTTCTGGGGGCTCTGCTGGCCGCCGCGCGGCGGACGGCTGGAGGGGCAGGCGCTGACGAGGAGGGCGGCCCCGAGGAGGAGCGCCAGGGGAGCGAGGCGGGCCAGGGAGGGCATCATTCGGGCCTCCAGGGGGGCCCCTCGGGGCGGATGATCAGGACCGGGCAGGTGGCCCGGTGGAGGACGCGCTCGGCGACGCTCCCCACCAGCAGGCCGCCGACGCCACCGCGCCCGTGGGAGGCCATGCAGATGAGGTCGATGTCCTCGCGCTCGGCGGCGGCCAGGATCTCCACCCAGGGCTTCCCCTCGACCGAGATCCGCCGGCAGCCGTTGGTCTCGCAGCGGCCGGCCCACTCCTCCAGCCGGGCCTTCGCCTCGGCGGCGGCCTCGTCGAGGTAGGCGCGGCGTGCCTTGCCGGCGGCGTGCATCCCCGGCGGGGAGGGCCGATCGAAGGCGTGCATGACGATCAGCTCCGCCCCGCAGAGCTTCGCCAGCTCACGGGCGTGGGTGAAGGCCCGCTCGCTGTGCTCGGAGAAGTCGGTGGGCAGGAGGATCCGCTTGTACATG includes:
- a CDS encoding universal stress protein, translated to MYKRILLPTDFSEHSERAFTHARELAKLCGAELIVMHAFDRPSPPGMHAAGKARRAYLDEAAAEAKARLEEWAGRCETNGCRRISVEGKPWVEILAAAEREDIDLICMASHGRGGVGGLLVGSVAERVLHRATCPVLIIRPEGPPWRPE